In Myxococcus stipitatus, the following are encoded in one genomic region:
- a CDS encoding ribokinase, with translation MAPRRQADIVVVGGISTDFRVQGPRLPKPGERVEGYSFQEQLGGKGAHGAVAVARLGARATLVGRVGMDVRGMSLLEQLEEEGVETRAVARDPGVSTGVAMEMVDESGRAQCLGVTGANRRLSVQDVSSAEERITRADVLLAQLGVPLEAVVAAVHIARAAGAHIVLAPTSVTSLPEELLEAVHVVCLGGAEAAVLTGLDVGDLDSARQAAENMVRRGAGAVVVAAPQGHLLLGNEGELWLPNLPVDWVDTAGAREAFSAAVAVALGEKRSLVDAVRFAHATSALTTMRLGAMSGLPDRDEVESFIARLESQALFAPHASW, from the coding sequence ATGGCTCCGCGGCGGCAGGCCGACATTGTCGTGGTCGGTGGAATCAGCACGGACTTCCGGGTCCAGGGACCTCGGCTCCCCAAGCCTGGTGAGCGTGTGGAGGGGTACTCGTTCCAGGAGCAGTTGGGTGGGAAGGGGGCCCATGGCGCGGTGGCCGTGGCGCGGCTGGGGGCTCGGGCGACGCTGGTGGGGCGCGTGGGGATGGATGTTCGGGGGATGTCGCTCCTGGAGCAGCTCGAGGAGGAGGGCGTGGAGACTCGCGCCGTCGCTCGGGACCCTGGTGTGAGCACGGGCGTGGCGATGGAGATGGTGGACGAGTCCGGGCGGGCTCAGTGCCTGGGTGTGACGGGGGCGAACCGGCGCTTGAGCGTGCAGGACGTGTCCTCCGCCGAGGAGCGAATCACTCGCGCGGACGTGCTCCTCGCGCAGTTGGGCGTCCCGCTGGAGGCTGTCGTCGCGGCGGTCCACATCGCGCGGGCCGCGGGCGCTCACATCGTCCTGGCTCCCACGTCAGTCACCTCGCTCCCGGAAGAGCTGCTGGAGGCGGTTCATGTCGTGTGCCTGGGAGGCGCGGAGGCGGCGGTGCTGACGGGGCTGGATGTGGGGGACCTCGACTCCGCTCGACAGGCCGCCGAGAACATGGTGCGCCGAGGCGCGGGGGCCGTGGTCGTGGCTGCTCCGCAGGGGCATCTGCTCCTGGGCAACGAGGGAGAGCTGTGGCTGCCGAACCTGCCCGTGGATTGGGTGGACACGGCGGGTGCTCGCGAGGCGTTCTCCGCGGCCGTGGCCGTGGCCCTCGGGGAGAAGCGCTCACTCGTGGACGCGGTGCGCTTTGCTCACGCGACGTCGGCGCTGACCACCATGCGTCTGGGCGCGATGTCGGGACTCCCTGATCGCGACGAAGTGGAGTCCTTCATTGCCCGGCTGGAGAGCCAGGCCCTGTTTGCTCCTCACGCTTCGTGGTGA
- a CDS encoding TetR/AcrR family transcriptional regulator, with protein MTQGGRKPDEGERYRAILETAARLICERGYEGTSMQEIAAACRMTKAGLYHHIQNKEQLLFAIMNYGMDLFEEQVLSRVQDIADPVERLRGCMRHNILLVTRGWSKEVIIILHEHATLTGEARAFIDGRKKRYVDFLEEAFAQAAQQGRIRPVDPTIGAFSFLGMVLWVYKWFKPDGRLTDEQIADGMVDLLFPPIVAAAVDGQPGVSSLRVVPRAAAASGSGTGTEEP; from the coding sequence GTGACTCAAGGCGGACGGAAGCCAGACGAGGGCGAGCGCTACCGGGCGATTCTGGAGACGGCGGCGCGGCTCATCTGCGAGCGCGGCTACGAAGGCACCTCGATGCAGGAGATCGCCGCCGCGTGCCGGATGACGAAGGCGGGGCTCTACCACCACATCCAGAACAAGGAGCAGTTGCTCTTCGCCATCATGAACTACGGGATGGACCTGTTCGAGGAGCAGGTCCTCTCGCGCGTGCAGGACATCGCGGACCCGGTGGAGCGGCTGCGTGGGTGCATGCGCCACAACATCCTGCTGGTGACGCGGGGGTGGAGCAAGGAGGTCATCATCATCCTCCACGAGCACGCCACGCTCACCGGTGAGGCGCGCGCGTTCATCGACGGCCGCAAGAAGCGCTACGTGGACTTCCTCGAGGAGGCCTTCGCGCAGGCCGCGCAGCAGGGGCGCATCCGTCCGGTGGATCCGACCATTGGCGCGTTCTCGTTCCTGGGCATGGTGTTGTGGGTCTACAAGTGGTTCAAGCCCGACGGCCGGCTGACGGACGAGCAGATCGCCGACGGGATGGTGGACCTCCTCTTCCCGCCCATCGTCGCCGCCGCGGTGGATGGTCAGCCGGGAGTCTCCTCGTTGCGCGTGGTGCCTCGGGCCGCCGCCGCTTCGGGCTCGGGCACGGGCACGGAGGAGCCGTGA
- a CDS encoding CoA transferase subunit A gives MKTARWCSLEEAVASIPDGASLATGGFMLGRAPMALVMELIAQERRGLRLISLPNPLPAEFLVAGGCLAHLDIAFGALSLEGRVRPMPCIKRAIEKNTLSWREHDGYRVVQRLRAASMGLPFIPAPDADVSGLARAEPPRTVVDPFTGESVPVEPAYFPDVALIHARAADDRGNLFMEDPTTDLLVAGAARRVIATVEERVSRLPRVTIPGFQVDRIALAPRGALPTGCVGLYPHDDAMLARYLSLAEAGQEAEFLDALRPRRAA, from the coding sequence GTGAAGACCGCGCGTTGGTGTTCGCTGGAAGAAGCCGTCGCATCGATTCCCGACGGAGCCTCGTTGGCCACGGGCGGATTCATGCTCGGGCGCGCGCCCATGGCGCTGGTGATGGAGCTCATCGCACAGGAGCGACGCGGGCTGAGGCTCATCTCGCTGCCCAATCCGCTGCCCGCCGAGTTCCTCGTCGCGGGGGGATGTCTGGCCCATCTGGACATCGCCTTCGGGGCGCTGAGCCTGGAAGGCCGCGTGCGGCCCATGCCCTGTATCAAGCGGGCCATCGAGAAGAACACGCTGTCCTGGCGCGAGCATGATGGCTATCGGGTCGTCCAGCGCCTGCGCGCGGCGTCCATGGGGTTGCCCTTCATCCCCGCGCCGGACGCAGACGTGTCGGGGCTCGCGCGAGCGGAGCCTCCGCGCACCGTGGTGGACCCGTTCACGGGTGAGAGCGTCCCGGTGGAGCCGGCCTACTTCCCGGACGTCGCGTTGATTCACGCGAGGGCGGCGGATGACCGCGGCAATCTCTTCATGGAGGACCCCACCACGGACCTGCTGGTGGCGGGCGCCGCGCGGAGGGTGATTGCGACGGTGGAGGAGCGCGTGTCGCGCCTGCCTCGCGTCACGATTCCTGGCTTCCAGGTGGACCGCATCGCGCTGGCGCCCCGGGGAGCCCTGCCCACGGGCTGCGTGGGGCTGTATCCCCACGACGACGCCATGCTGGCGCGCTACCTGTCGCTCGCGGAAGCGGGCCAGGAAGCGGAGTTCCTCGATGCGTTGCGGCCCCGGAGGGCGGCATGA
- a CDS encoding CoA-transferase subunit beta, with protein sequence MSATVDITPAETVVSLLARQIDDGAVVATGVASPLAILAIAVARATHAPDLTYLACVGSLDPDIPSLLPSSEDLGYLEGRSAEITIPDLFDHARRGRVDTVFFGAAEVDALGRTNMTASGSLEQPRTKFPGVAGAATLRQWVHRPVLLVPRQSRRNLVPEVQVATTQDPRRTVRLISDLGVFELGASGARLMARHPWATADHIAERTGFDFEVDESLAVTPLPDARTVAAIRSLDPRGYRDQLVGR encoded by the coding sequence ATGAGCGCCACGGTCGACATCACTCCCGCGGAGACCGTGGTCTCCTTGCTCGCACGGCAGATCGACGATGGCGCGGTGGTGGCCACGGGCGTCGCCTCGCCGCTGGCCATCCTCGCCATCGCCGTCGCGCGGGCCACGCACGCACCGGACCTGACGTATCTGGCGTGTGTCGGCTCTCTGGACCCGGACATTCCCTCGCTGCTCCCCTCCTCCGAGGACCTGGGCTACCTGGAGGGGCGCTCGGCGGAGATCACCATCCCCGACCTCTTCGACCATGCGCGGCGCGGCCGGGTGGACACGGTCTTCTTCGGCGCGGCCGAGGTCGATGCCCTGGGTCGCACCAACATGACGGCCAGCGGGAGCCTGGAGCAGCCTCGGACGAAGTTCCCCGGGGTGGCCGGCGCAGCGACGCTGCGGCAGTGGGTCCACCGGCCGGTGCTGCTGGTGCCTCGGCAGTCGCGCCGCAACCTGGTGCCGGAAGTCCAGGTGGCCACGACGCAGGACCCTCGCCGCACGGTGCGCCTCATCTCGGACCTGGGCGTCTTCGAGCTCGGGGCCTCGGGCGCGCGGTTGATGGCGCGACACCCCTGGGCCACGGCCGACCACATCGCCGAGCGCACGGGCTTCGACTTCGAGGTGGATGAGTCCCTCGCTGTCACGCCGCTACCGGACGCGCGCACCGTCGCGGCCATCCGGTCGTTGGACCCTCGTGGCTACCGAGACCAGCTCGTCGGCCGCTGA
- a CDS encoding alcohol dehydrogenase catalytic domain-containing protein has protein sequence MKAVVLRSFGEAGNLKMEDVPVPTPGRGEVLLRVHACGVCYHDVINRRGNLPRTSVPAILGHEAAGEVVAVGPDTPGWKTGDRAATLQRLSCGTCALCRSGRNSLCKADNRFFGEELPGGYSQFMVAPVAGLGRVPASLPWEEAATVCCTTGTAVHTLRTRGKVRAGETVLITGASGGVGMSAVQLAKLDGARVIAVTSGEAKVQPLRDAGADEVILSRGLDFASEVRKRTKGQGVDLAVEIVGSATFDQTLKSLTPGGRLVVVGNLESGIVQVNPGLVIVKELEIIGAYATNQAELDEALRLTATGGVRQFVTDKVPLAEAARAHFRLENREVAGRLVLVPPQA, from the coding sequence ATGAAGGCCGTCGTTCTGCGCAGTTTCGGTGAAGCAGGCAACCTGAAGATGGAGGATGTCCCGGTCCCCACGCCGGGCCGAGGTGAAGTCCTGTTGCGGGTGCATGCGTGTGGCGTCTGCTACCACGACGTCATCAATCGCCGGGGCAACCTGCCGCGCACCAGCGTTCCGGCCATCCTGGGCCACGAGGCCGCGGGCGAGGTCGTCGCGGTGGGTCCCGACACGCCGGGCTGGAAGACGGGAGACCGCGCGGCGACGCTCCAGCGGCTGTCCTGCGGGACGTGCGCGCTGTGCCGCAGCGGGCGCAACAGCCTGTGCAAGGCGGACAACCGCTTCTTCGGCGAAGAGCTGCCCGGAGGCTATTCGCAGTTCATGGTGGCGCCGGTGGCGGGCCTGGGCCGGGTGCCCGCGTCGCTGCCCTGGGAAGAGGCGGCCACGGTGTGCTGCACCACCGGCACGGCGGTGCACACGCTGCGCACGCGGGGCAAGGTGCGCGCGGGCGAGACGGTGCTCATCACCGGCGCCAGCGGTGGCGTGGGCATGTCCGCGGTGCAGCTCGCGAAGCTGGATGGCGCGCGGGTCATCGCGGTGACGTCGGGCGAGGCCAAGGTGCAGCCGCTGCGCGACGCGGGCGCGGACGAGGTCATCCTCTCGCGGGGCTTGGACTTCGCGTCGGAGGTGCGCAAGCGCACGAAGGGACAGGGCGTGGACCTGGCGGTGGAGATCGTCGGCAGCGCCACGTTCGACCAGACGTTGAAGTCGCTGACGCCCGGTGGCCGGCTCGTGGTGGTGGGCAACCTGGAGTCGGGCATCGTCCAGGTGAACCCCGGGCTCGTCATCGTGAAGGAGCTGGAGATCATCGGTGCGTACGCCACGAATCAGGCGGAGCTGGACGAGGCGCTGCGGCTGACGGCCACCGGCGGCGTGCGCCAGTTCGTCACCGACAAGGTGCCGCTGGCGGAGGCGGCGCGGGCGCACTTCCGGCTGGAGAACCGCGAGGTCGCGGGCCGGCTGGTGCTGGTGCCCCCGCAGGCGTGA